A DNA window from Capnocytophaga sp. ARDL2 contains the following coding sequences:
- a CDS encoding DNA topoisomerase IV has product MKYLGLTIIMFSMVSCFQPQRNCKDYETGIFVFEQEIDGKKHQTVFTRTEEYQIETYQGKTDTAKVRWINDCEFVLERINPKNRTEEKPIHIKILTTDENSYTFEYNLVGNNQKQRGVAKKQ; this is encoded by the coding sequence ATGAAATATTTAGGATTAACAATTATCATGTTTTCTATGGTTTCGTGTTTTCAACCACAGAGAAATTGTAAAGATTATGAAACCGGAATTTTTGTGTTTGAACAAGAAATTGATGGCAAAAAACATCAAACGGTTTTTACTCGTACTGAAGAATATCAGATAGAAACTTATCAAGGAAAAACAGACACGGCAAAAGTGCGTTGGATCAATGATTGTGAATTTGTCTTAGAGCGAATCAATCCCAAAAATCGCACAGAAGAAAAGCCAATTCACATAAAAATTTTAACTACAGATGAAAACAGCTATACCTTTGAATACAATCTTGTTGGAAACAATCAAAAACAAAGAGGTGTAGCCAAAAAACAATAA
- a CDS encoding oligosaccharide flippase family protein — MSNSKSILKNTAIFGSVKFISLVIGLVRTKLAAVLLGTQGVGFFGLIAATIELIIGIFNAGIPTSMVKYLSVSTDEDLPKKFYIARKITLGLAILGLLFCFIFAEKLSDFTFGTNDFRWAFQLLSIAVFTRILLIAFNSYLQSRIYLKTLANAAIVGNILGIFCTIPLYYFFRIDGVVYNIVAIALIDILVIYIAFRKIKQPVKKVSHQEFSQDSKNILTESFYYSFAGILAVLSAYIVQIYIRKSGDLDELGLFVTGNTIINQYVAIVFMSMSYDYFPRISKAAKDIVQLNKEVNQQLKIGLIVLFPILLWLLLLCDWVVRLLFSKDFLGSVSYVEFAILGVFFKMISWILAYTLIAKSQKKIFVINEFIFTVLYIGIHLYGFQNNQITGLGIAYSVYFFLYLLAIFFICKYKTKVEMNSQNFKISVLFSFLILFSIIIKIFVTNPIAVNVLLGILTIFASIWSLRQIVNIYAIKNH; from the coding sequence ATGTCAAACTCAAAAAGTATATTAAAAAACACAGCGATTTTTGGAAGTGTGAAATTCATTTCCTTGGTAATTGGTCTTGTTAGAACCAAGTTGGCGGCTGTGCTTTTGGGTACGCAAGGTGTGGGATTTTTTGGTTTGATTGCCGCTACTATAGAACTCATCATCGGAATTTTTAACGCAGGTATTCCGACCAGTATGGTGAAATATCTCTCGGTTTCCACTGATGAAGATTTACCAAAAAAATTCTACATTGCTCGGAAAATCACCTTAGGTTTAGCCATTTTAGGATTGCTATTTTGCTTTATTTTTGCCGAAAAACTCAGTGATTTCACCTTTGGAACCAATGATTTTCGTTGGGCATTTCAATTACTTTCAATAGCCGTTTTTACAAGAATATTACTCATCGCTTTCAACAGTTACTTACAATCCAGAATTTATTTAAAAACACTTGCCAACGCTGCAATTGTCGGAAATATTTTAGGGATTTTTTGCACCATTCCGCTGTATTATTTTTTCAGAATAGACGGTGTGGTTTACAACATTGTAGCTATTGCTTTGATTGATATTTTGGTAATTTACATTGCTTTTAGAAAAATAAAACAACCTGTAAAAAAAGTTAGTCATCAAGAGTTTTCACAGGATTCAAAAAATATTTTAACCGAGAGTTTTTACTATAGTTTTGCAGGTATTTTGGCGGTATTATCAGCTTATATTGTACAAATTTACATCCGTAAAAGTGGTGACTTAGACGAATTGGGATTGTTTGTTACAGGAAATACGATTATCAATCAGTATGTAGCCATTGTATTTATGTCAATGAGTTATGATTATTTTCCGAGAATTTCCAAAGCTGCCAAAGACATCGTTCAACTCAATAAAGAGGTCAATCAGCAGTTGAAAATAGGATTGATAGTACTATTTCCTATATTATTGTGGCTATTGTTGTTGTGTGATTGGGTTGTACGACTTTTATTTAGTAAAGATTTTTTAGGGAGTGTTTCTTATGTAGAATTTGCCATTTTGGGAGTATTTTTTAAAATGATTTCGTGGATTTTAGCCTACACCTTAATTGCTAAATCTCAGAAAAAAATATTTGTAATAAACGAATTTATTTTTACTGTTTTATATATTGGTATTCATTTATATGGATTTCAAAATAATCAAATTACGGGGTTGGGAATAGCATATAGTGTGTATTTTTTCTTGTATTTGTTGGCTATATTTTTCATTTGCAAGTACAAAACAAAAGTGGAGATGAATAGTCAAAACTTCAAAATATCGGTTTTGTTTTCGTTTTTGATACTATTTTCAATAATTATTAAAATATTTGTAACAAATCCTATCGCAGTGAATGTATTGTTGGGGATTTTGACTATTTTTGCAAGTATATGGTCATTACGACAAATTGTAAACATTTATGCAATCAAAAATCATTAA
- a CDS encoding ATP-binding protein — translation MLQIDIHSFSYKKKGYPADATGNGGGFCFDCRGILNPGRFKEYKSLTGKDQAVIDFLETQTKIAKFLEGVLQVVTITIDDYISRGFENLQINFGCTGGQHRSVYSAETIAKILRKKYPNITVNVTHDEQPQLN, via the coding sequence ATGTTACAAATAGACATTCACAGTTTTTCGTACAAAAAAAAAGGGTATCCAGCAGATGCAACAGGTAACGGCGGTGGCTTTTGTTTTGATTGCCGTGGAATTTTAAACCCAGGTAGATTTAAAGAATACAAGTCTTTGACTGGCAAAGATCAAGCGGTTATTGACTTTTTGGAAACACAAACCAAAATTGCAAAATTTCTTGAAGGTGTTTTGCAAGTTGTAACTATTACCATTGACGATTACATCTCAAGAGGATTTGAAAATCTACAAATCAATTTTGGGTGTACAGGCGGACAACATCGCTCGGTGTATTCGGCTGAAACCATTGCTAAAATTTTGCGTAAAAAATACCCAAATATTACGGTAAATGTTACTCACGACGAACAACCGCAGTTGAATTGA
- the rluF gene encoding 23S rRNA pseudouridine(2604) synthase RluF translates to MNTEGIRINKFLTEIGYCSRREADRLLEQGRITLNGVVPELGTKVQLDDVVAVDGTIVRAKNEEAKVYLMVNKPVGIECTTNPEVKHNIVDFVNYPKRIFPIGRLDKDSEGLILMTNDGDIVNKILRARNNHEKEYIVKVDKPITDRFITRMGNGVPILDTITKKCKVERITKDTFRIYLTQGLNRQIRRMCEYFGYTVVALKRTRIINITLDIPLGMHRLLTDAEMKELNRLISDSTKTEEGSLPKVERKPKNETQSMEKRDFAKTFLRIKRK, encoded by the coding sequence ATGAATACAGAAGGAATTCGTATCAATAAATTTTTGACCGAAATTGGTTATTGTTCTCGTCGAGAAGCCGATCGATTGTTGGAACAAGGGAGAATTACTTTGAATGGAGTTGTTCCTGAATTAGGTACCAAAGTTCAACTCGATGATGTAGTTGCAGTAGATGGAACGATTGTTCGAGCGAAAAATGAAGAGGCAAAAGTCTATTTGATGGTCAATAAACCTGTGGGAATTGAGTGTACTACCAATCCAGAGGTAAAACACAATATTGTAGATTTTGTGAATTACCCTAAACGTATTTTTCCAATCGGAAGGTTGGACAAAGATTCGGAAGGATTGATATTGATGACCAACGACGGTGATATTGTCAATAAAATACTCAGAGCGAGAAACAATCACGAAAAGGAATATATTGTAAAAGTGGATAAACCTATTACAGACCGTTTTATCACTCGTATGGGAAATGGTGTACCGATTCTCGATACAATCACCAAAAAATGTAAGGTAGAACGCATTACGAAAGATACGTTTAGAATCTATTTGACACAGGGATTGAACCGTCAGATTCGTAGAATGTGCGAATATTTTGGTTATACCGTAGTAGCTTTGAAACGAACACGAATCATCAATATTACTTTGGATATTCCATTGGGAATGCATAGGTTACTTACGGATGCAGAGATGAAAGAACTCAATCGATTGATTAGTGATAGTACCAAAACAGAAGAAGGAAGTTTGCCAAAAGTAGAGCGAAAACCCAAAAATGAAACACAATCAATGGAAAAAAGAGATTTCGCAAAAACTTTTCTAAGAATAAAAAGAAAGTAA
- a CDS encoding translation initiation factor: protein MKKKINRLEDLGGFVFSTNEDFEFDNSEEIETLAPEDQRLEAHLDKKNRGGKIATIIKGFEGKEDDLKQLAKDLKTLCGVGGSAKDGEIIIQGNFRDKIMEYLLKKSYKVKRVGA from the coding sequence ATGAAAAAAAAAATAAATAGATTAGAAGATTTAGGTGGATTTGTGTTTTCTACCAACGAAGATTTTGAATTTGATAATTCAGAAGAAATAGAAACTTTGGCTCCTGAAGATCAAAGATTAGAAGCTCATCTTGATAAGAAAAATAGAGGAGGAAAAATCGCAACAATCATCAAAGGTTTTGAAGGTAAAGAGGATGATTTGAAACAACTCGCAAAAGACCTTAAAACATTGTGTGGAGTAGGGGGAAGTGCCAAAGATGGTGAAATCATCATTCAAGGAAATTTCCGAGATAAAATTATGGAATATCTTCTAAAAAAATCCTATAAAGTAAAAAGAGTTGGGGCGTAA
- a CDS encoding TerC family protein has product MELLFSTDAIIAFLTLTFLEIVLGIDNVIFISIVTGKLPEEKRKKATQIGLFLAMFLRIALLFAITWLTKMKAALFSIDWGWFQAQINGQALILLGGGIFLIYKSTKEIHEKVNHIEHGEINKEQVVKKSISFSSVITQILMIDLIFSVDSILTAVGMTNGLYPAEAELLGQRPELFIMVAGVIVSVGVMLMFAVPVGKFVNRNPSIQILALSFLILIGFMLTTEAMHLSHALLFDQEIGAVPKGYLYFAIAFSLAVEFLNMRMRKKSV; this is encoded by the coding sequence ATGGAACTATTATTTAGCACCGATGCAATTATTGCATTTTTGACCTTGACATTTTTAGAAATTGTATTAGGTATTGACAATGTGATTTTTATCTCTATTGTTACAGGAAAATTACCCGAAGAAAAACGAAAAAAAGCTACTCAAATAGGGTTGTTTTTGGCTATGTTTTTACGCATAGCTTTGTTGTTTGCCATTACATGGCTTACTAAAATGAAAGCTGCTTTGTTTAGCATTGATTGGGGATGGTTTCAAGCACAAATTAACGGTCAAGCATTGATTTTATTAGGAGGAGGAATTTTCTTGATATATAAATCTACTAAGGAAATACACGAAAAAGTAAATCACATTGAACATGGGGAAATTAACAAGGAACAAGTAGTGAAAAAATCCATTTCCTTTTCATCAGTTATTACTCAAATATTGATGATTGATTTGATTTTTTCTGTGGACAGTATTCTTACCGCAGTTGGGATGACCAACGGATTGTATCCAGCAGAAGCAGAGTTGTTGGGACAAAGACCAGAGTTGTTTATCATGGTTGCAGGAGTAATTGTATCAGTAGGAGTAATGTTGATGTTTGCTGTACCTGTAGGAAAATTTGTCAATCGCAATCCATCGATCCAGATTTTAGCATTGTCTTTCTTGATTTTGATCGGATTTATGCTCACTACAGAGGCGATGCATTTATCTCACGCCTTGTTGTTTGATCAAGAAATAGGGGCAGTACCGAAAGGATATTTGTATTTTGCTATTGCGTTTTCATTGGCTGTAGAGTTTTTGAATATGCGTATGCGAAAAAAATCAGTATAA
- a CDS encoding glycosyltransferase, whose protein sequence is MKVLLVGEYSNLHNSLKEGLIALGHEVTLVSTGDSFKNLSTDHSIHASFTESKIGNILFRFLRKIKILNLEKSEKALRFFFFIQKQKQFDCIQLINSNAIESYPFINQWFYKQLLKKTKNLNLLVCGDEVPIVDFYLKNKNFYNILTPMLEDESLKIHFSYPLKYTQKSYKKVFDFLKNHCNSIITSDFDYEIPMKKMGFKTHFIPNPINCDKIVFNENKVTDKIVILLGINRFSYYKKGIVYFEQALKIIKEKYSDKVEIIISENVPYKEYVKIINKSHIVLDQIFAHDQGYNALTAMAQGKVVFTGAEKDWLQYFNLEENNVAINALPNVEDIVSKLDFLINNPKKIEIIGKNTRKFIEKEHHYIQIATKYLEAWSL, encoded by the coding sequence ATGAAAGTATTGTTGGTGGGAGAATATAGCAATCTTCACAATTCGTTAAAAGAAGGATTAATCGCTTTGGGACACGAGGTTACTCTGGTTTCCACAGGTGATTCTTTTAAAAATTTATCAACCGACCATTCAATTCATGCCTCTTTTACAGAATCAAAAATAGGAAATATATTATTTAGATTTTTACGAAAAATCAAAATTTTAAACTTAGAAAAATCTGAAAAAGCTCTAAGATTCTTTTTTTTCATACAAAAACAAAAGCAATTTGATTGTATCCAACTCATCAATTCCAATGCAATAGAATCGTATCCTTTTATAAATCAATGGTTTTACAAACAATTACTCAAAAAAACGAAAAACCTAAATCTATTGGTATGCGGAGATGAAGTACCTATCGTGGATTTTTATTTAAAAAACAAAAATTTTTACAATATTCTTACACCGATGTTGGAAGATGAATCATTGAAAATTCATTTCAGCTATCCTTTGAAATATACTCAAAAATCCTACAAAAAAGTATTTGATTTTTTGAAAAATCATTGTAATTCTATCATTACTTCGGATTTTGATTACGAAATTCCTATGAAAAAAATGGGTTTCAAAACGCATTTTATTCCCAATCCTATCAATTGTGATAAAATAGTTTTCAATGAAAATAAAGTTACTGACAAAATCGTAATCTTATTAGGAATCAATCGGTTTTCATATTACAAAAAAGGGATAGTGTATTTTGAACAAGCCTTAAAAATCATCAAAGAAAAATATTCAGACAAAGTAGAAATAATCATTTCTGAAAATGTTCCTTACAAAGAATATGTAAAAATTATAAACAAGAGCCACATTGTCCTTGACCAAATTTTTGCACATGACCAAGGATATAACGCTCTTACGGCAATGGCTCAAGGAAAAGTGGTTTTTACTGGTGCTGAAAAAGACTGGTTACAGTATTTCAATTTGGAAGAAAATAATGTTGCTATCAATGCGTTACCCAATGTAGAAGATATTGTCTCAAAATTGGATTTTTTGATAAATAACCCTAAAAAAATAGAAATTATTGGCAAAAATACTAGAAAATTCATTGAAAAGGAACATCATTACATTCAAATTGCAACAAAATATTTAGAAGCATGGTCACTTTGA
- a CDS encoding DUF6095 family protein, which yields MSSTTNKLKITKGLRTVAIGILCMFIGPIVLNSAFKNEQHPLYYPVMIIAIGICLTAMWLFFKGIKTMVSGLFNE from the coding sequence ATGAGCTCCACTACAAATAAATTAAAAATTACCAAAGGATTACGCACAGTAGCCATTGGAATTTTATGTATGTTTATAGGACCAATAGTATTAAATTCGGCATTTAAAAACGAACAACATCCTCTGTATTATCCTGTGATGATTATTGCAATAGGAATATGTTTAACGGCTATGTGGTTGTTTTTTAAAGGAATAAAAACTATGGTCAGTGGATTGTTTAATGAATAG
- a CDS encoding aminoglycoside phosphotransferase family protein, with protein sequence MSIVHSNQTFIKSFLKNQPIEDFVELPASGSERRNFIFKANGQKYVLTENENVSENESFFYFSDVFSNLKLNTPKIFKISEDKKSYIQEYLGEKTLSQLISEKDSNVEYLVEKTLFKLIDLQSKTQGKIDFSRTFEYRAYNHIPILHDLFYFKFMFVDVLEISYNKQKLIEEFHEIVQLIENISPKGLMLRDFQSRNIMVNNEEVYFIDYQSAMQGPLMYDVISFLNQAKANFSEVFKAKMLESYIQLHQDINVQKQLRDSILPLRLMRNLQVLGAYGFRGLIQRKEHFIQSIPQGIENLQQTIQEWKEMERFTELKTIIEKLK encoded by the coding sequence ATGTCAATTGTGCATTCAAACCAAACATTTATTAAAAGTTTTTTAAAAAATCAACCTATCGAAGATTTTGTAGAGTTACCTGCCAGTGGGTCGGAACGAAGAAATTTTATTTTTAAGGCAAATGGTCAAAAATATGTTTTGACTGAAAATGAAAATGTATCTGAAAATGAAAGTTTTTTCTATTTTTCAGATGTTTTTTCAAATTTAAAACTCAATACACCAAAAATTTTTAAAATTTCGGAGGATAAAAAAAGTTATATTCAAGAATATTTAGGGGAAAAAACGCTTTCTCAATTAATCAGCGAAAAAGATTCTAATGTTGAATATTTAGTTGAAAAAACTCTATTTAAACTCATTGATTTACAGTCTAAAACTCAAGGCAAAATTGATTTTTCACGCACATTTGAATACCGAGCTTACAATCACATTCCTATTTTGCACGATTTGTTTTATTTCAAATTTATGTTTGTAGATGTATTGGAAATCAGTTACAACAAACAAAAATTGATTGAAGAATTTCACGAAATTGTTCAACTCATCGAAAATATTTCTCCCAAAGGATTGATGTTGAGAGATTTTCAATCGAGAAACATTATGGTCAATAATGAAGAGGTGTATTTTATCGATTATCAAAGTGCCATGCAAGGTCCATTGATGTACGATGTCATTTCGTTTTTGAATCAGGCAAAAGCCAATTTTTCGGAAGTATTTAAAGCAAAAATGTTGGAATCTTACATTCAATTGCACCAAGATATAAATGTTCAAAAACAATTGCGTGATTCTATTTTACCCTTGCGATTGATGCGAAATTTACAAGTGCTAGGAGCCTATGGTTTTCGGGGATTGATTCAGAGAAAAGAACATTTTATACAAAGTATTCCGCAAGGAATAGAAAATTTACAACAAACCATTCAAGAATGGAAGGAAATGGAAAGGTTTACGGAGTTGAAAACGATTATTGAAAAGTTGAAATAA
- a CDS encoding glycosyltransferase family 2 protein codes for MSQFSANDLEILISTENRNNLEFLFKMFPNDLWKNISILIVNQTKKENLVSQFQNVRVINSSEKGLSKSRNLALKNAQGKLLLIADDDLVYHDDFVVNIVTGFNELVTDFVCFQYVENGKIIKKYPQKSQKKLSIIQLLHIISFEIAFKKDVLDKNQIYFDKRFGINAPFFMGEENTFLLDYYKKGCSFGFYPKIIVSHNQPTTNDKLSENQRYFSAGAFFYRNFPRNNFYWIFSKLFFDLKQGKIKWKNVIKLYKQAIKGKNQLKNEKKNK; via the coding sequence ATGTCACAATTTTCTGCAAATGATTTAGAAATTTTAATTTCAACTGAAAATAGAAACAATTTGGAATTTCTTTTCAAAATGTTCCCTAATGATTTGTGGAAAAATATTTCTATTTTGATTGTAAATCAAACAAAAAAAGAGAATTTGGTTTCTCAATTTCAAAATGTTAGAGTAATTAATTCATCTGAAAAAGGATTGTCTAAAAGCAGAAATTTAGCTCTGAAAAATGCTCAAGGAAAATTATTGCTAATTGCCGATGATGATCTGGTATATCATGATGATTTTGTGGTAAATATTGTAACGGGATTTAATGAATTAGTAACTGATTTTGTGTGTTTTCAATATGTTGAAAATGGCAAAATTATCAAAAAGTACCCGCAGAAATCGCAAAAGAAATTATCTATAATACAACTTTTACATATTATTTCATTTGAAATTGCTTTTAAAAAAGATGTTTTAGATAAAAATCAAATCTATTTTGACAAAAGATTTGGTATCAATGCACCTTTTTTTATGGGAGAAGAAAATACATTTTTGTTGGATTATTACAAAAAAGGTTGTTCGTTTGGATTTTATCCTAAAATAATTGTTTCTCACAATCAACCAACAACCAACGATAAATTGTCTGAGAATCAAAGATATTTTAGTGCGGGAGCATTTTTTTATAGAAATTTTCCTAGAAATAATTTTTATTGGATATTCAGTAAATTGTTTTTTGATTTGAAGCAAGGTAAAATCAAATGGAAAAATGTTATTAAACTATACAAACAAGCAATAAAAGGAAAAAATCAATTAAAAAATGAAAAAAAAAATAAATAG
- a CDS encoding Glu/Leu/Phe/Val dehydrogenase dimerization domain-containing protein: MTVNSYSPEELKKVDPVFGQISFDGHEQIVFCHCKDSGLKAIIGIHNTVLGPALGGTRMWNYTSEWEALNDVLRLSRGMTYKSAISGLDLGGGKAVIIGDSKKDKTPELIKAFAHYVHSLSGRYITAEDVGTTTPDMDLIHTITPHVTGISESLGGSGNPSPVTAYGVFVGLKAAAKFQFGTDDLAGKKIFVQGVGNVGETLVKHLSEAGADITITDITRERVEEIAKKYNTKIYEGNDLYAEEMDIYAPCALGATVNTETIQKLKAKVIAGAANNQLAQEQIHGKMLQEKGIVYAPDFLINAGGIINVFGEIAKYDAQEALRRTENIYNTTLDILNRAKEHNITTHQAAMAMAEERIERKKNEQK, encoded by the coding sequence ATGACAGTAAATAGTTATTCTCCAGAAGAATTGAAAAAAGTAGATCCAGTTTTTGGACAAATTTCTTTCGACGGACATGAGCAAATCGTATTTTGCCATTGTAAAGACTCAGGATTAAAAGCAATCATTGGTATTCATAACACAGTATTAGGTCCAGCATTGGGCGGAACGCGTATGTGGAATTATACTTCAGAATGGGAAGCATTGAACGATGTTTTGCGTTTGTCAAGAGGTATGACCTATAAATCTGCTATTTCTGGTTTGGATTTAGGAGGTGGTAAAGCGGTAATCATCGGAGATTCTAAAAAAGATAAAACGCCAGAATTAATCAAAGCATTTGCTCACTATGTACACTCTTTGAGCGGAAGATATATCACTGCTGAGGATGTAGGTACTACTACACCAGATATGGATTTGATCCATACCATCACTCCGCATGTAACGGGTATTTCTGAAAGCCTTGGAGGTTCTGGAAATCCATCACCTGTAACGGCTTATGGTGTATTTGTAGGTTTGAAAGCGGCTGCAAAATTCCAATTTGGTACAGATGATTTGGCAGGAAAGAAAATCTTTGTTCAAGGAGTAGGAAATGTAGGTGAAACTTTGGTAAAACACTTGTCAGAAGCAGGTGCAGACATCACAATTACAGATATTACAAGAGAAAGAGTAGAAGAAATCGCTAAAAAATACAATACAAAAATCTACGAAGGAAACGATTTGTATGCTGAAGAAATGGACATATACGCTCCTTGTGCTTTGGGTGCTACTGTAAATACAGAAACTATCCAAAAATTGAAAGCAAAAGTAATCGCAGGTGCTGCAAACAACCAGTTGGCTCAAGAGCAAATCCACGGAAAAATGTTGCAAGAAAAGGGAATTGTTTACGCTCCAGATTTCTTGATCAACGCAGGTGGTATCATCAATGTATTTGGAGAAATTGCAAAATACGACGCTCAAGAGGCATTGAGACGCACTGAAAATATCTACAACACTACTTTGGATATTTTAAATAGAGCTAAAGAACATAACATTACTACGCATCAAGCAGCTATGGCAATGGCTGAAGAGCGTATCGAAAGAAAGAAAAACGAGCAAAAATAA
- a CDS encoding FdtA/QdtA family cupin domain-containing protein: MQSKIIKLPKIEDPRGNLSVIEKDIIPFAIKRTYFLYDVPSGGSRGGHAHKEQESLIVAVAGSFDVVLNDGKQRKVFTLNRPYEGLYVAKGTWRELENFSSGAVSLVVSSGEYDEEDYIRDFEEFLSTYSK, from the coding sequence ATGCAATCAAAAATCATTAAACTACCAAAAATAGAAGACCCAAGAGGTAATCTTTCTGTGATAGAGAAAGACATTATTCCATTTGCCATCAAGCGAACATATTTTTTATACGATGTACCAAGTGGTGGTTCGAGAGGAGGTCATGCACATAAGGAACAAGAAAGCCTGATTGTAGCAGTGGCAGGTAGTTTTGATGTTGTTTTAAATGACGGAAAGCAAAGAAAAGTTTTCACACTCAACAGACCTTATGAAGGATTATATGTAGCCAAAGGCACTTGGCGAGAATTGGAAAATTTTTCTTCAGGAGCCGTGAGTTTGGTGGTTTCCTCTGGTGAATATGATGAAGAGGATTATATCAGGGATTTTGAGGAGTTTTTATCTACCTATTCAAAGTGA
- the rpsO gene encoding 30S ribosomal protein S15: MYLTKEIKEEIFAKHGGDAKNTGSTEGQIALFTFRISHLTEHLKKNRHDYNTERSLVLLVGKRRRLLDYLKKKDINKYRELIKELNIRK; the protein is encoded by the coding sequence ATGTATTTAACTAAAGAAATCAAAGAAGAAATCTTCGCAAAACACGGTGGAGATGCAAAAAACACAGGTTCTACAGAAGGACAAATCGCATTATTCACTTTTAGAATCTCTCACCTTACTGAGCACTTGAAAAAAAATCGTCACGATTACAACACAGAGCGTTCATTGGTATTGTTGGTAGGTAAAAGAAGAAGACTTTTAGATTACTTAAAGAAAAAAGATATTAACAAATATCGTGAATTGATCAAAGAATTGAATATTAGAAAATAA
- a CDS encoding NDP-sugar synthase produces the protein MKAFIFAAGKGTRLKPFTYSHPKALAQVNGKTLLERNIHYLKSFGIKDFIINIHHFGEQIIDFLTENQNFGVNIQVSDERAELLETGGALLYALHMFENDEHLLIINADILTNLNIMELIDAHIKNDHYATMAISDRDSSRKLLFDENFQLNGWKNLSTGEIILGNKSENLSEYAFSGIHCIRTEFIKNFTHKGKFSIIEEYLNQMKSKNIHGFLHKAQLIDVGKPENIKVAETFFI, from the coding sequence ATGAAAGCATTTATATTCGCAGCAGGAAAAGGTACACGACTAAAACCTTTTACATATTCACATCCAAAGGCGTTGGCTCAAGTCAATGGAAAAACTCTTTTGGAGCGAAATATCCATTATTTAAAATCTTTTGGAATCAAGGATTTTATTATAAACATTCACCATTTTGGTGAGCAAATCATCGATTTTTTAACCGAAAATCAAAATTTTGGTGTAAATATTCAAGTTTCTGATGAAAGAGCAGAATTGTTAGAAACCGGTGGTGCGTTGCTTTATGCGTTACACATGTTCGAAAACGACGAACATCTTTTGATAATAAATGCCGATATTTTGACAAATTTAAATATTATGGAATTGATTGACGCACATATAAAAAATGATCATTATGCAACGATGGCTATTTCTGATAGGGATAGTTCGCGTAAGTTGTTGTTTGATGAAAATTTCCAATTAAACGGATGGAAAAATCTTTCAACAGGAGAAATAATTTTAGGAAATAAATCAGAAAATTTGTCGGAATATGCGTTTAGTGGTATTCATTGTATTCGTACAGAATTTATAAAAAACTTTACTCATAAAGGAAAATTTTCAATCATCGAGGAATATTTAAACCAAATGAAAAGTAAAAATATTCACGGTTTTCTCCACAAAGCACAATTGATTGACGTAGGAAAACCAGAAAATATTAAAGTAGCAGAAACATTTTTCATATAA